A single genomic interval of Gemmatimonadetes bacterium SCN 70-22 harbors:
- a CDS encoding MerR family transcriptional regulator: protein MDIGEVARRTGVPASALRYYEKKGLIRSVGRTGLRRTFDDGVLERLALIALGQSAGLTLDEIARMFAADGSPRVDRALLAARADQIDARIRQMTAMRDGLRHAAACRAADHMACPKFRRLLGLAASRRRTSAREP from the coding sequence ATGGACATCGGCGAGGTGGCGCGGCGGACGGGAGTGCCGGCGTCGGCGCTGCGCTACTACGAGAAGAAGGGGCTGATCCGCTCCGTCGGCCGGACGGGGCTGCGCCGCACCTTCGATGATGGGGTGCTCGAGCGGCTCGCCTTGATCGCGCTGGGGCAGTCGGCCGGCCTCACGCTCGACGAGATCGCGCGGATGTTCGCGGCCGATGGCTCCCCTCGCGTGGACCGTGCGCTGCTCGCCGCGAGGGCGGACCAGATCGACGCGCGCATCCGCCAGATGACCGCGATGCGCGACGGCCTGCGGCACGCCGCTGCCTGCCGCGCCGCAGACCACATGGCATGCCCGAAGTTCCGCCGCCTGCTGGGACTCGCCGCGTCCAGGCGCCGGACGAGCGCGCGCGAGCCTTAG